The Sciurus carolinensis chromosome X, mSciCar1.2, whole genome shotgun sequence DNA segment tccccactagcaaaccaaaaaaaaattttttgagggtCATTAagatatgaaaatgtattttgcatgttagAAGAACTTTGGGGGTCAGAGGCAGAATGCTACGGTTTGCATATGCCCCAGAAGCACTacgttggaaacttaatccccaatccAACAGCCTTGGACAATAAGAGGGCCTAATGAGAGGTGATTAGGCCAAAGGGCAGAGTGAATGGACTATTGCCATTATCACAGGAGTGGGTTTAGTATACAAGGAGAATTTTGGGTGCTGgtacttgggattaaacccaggggtgcttaaccactaagacaCTTCCCtaggtgttttaaatttttttttttgagacagggtctcacaaagttgcttagagcctcaataagttgctgaggctggatttgaactcgagatactcctgcctcgacctcctgagctactgggattataggtgggtgccACGACGCCCAGCTAAAAGGAGAATTTTGAGCCAGGTTCAGTGGTAttcacttgtaatctcagcagttgaggagggtgaggcaggaggaccaaaattttgaggccagcctcagcaacttagcaaggccctaagcaacttaataataACAGGGCTTacaatgtagttcagtggtaagagtacctctgggttcaatctccagtaccagagagagagagagaactttagTGCCCTTTTTACTCTCTCTTCCCACTATGATATGATGCAAAACGAAGGCCCTCATCAGATAAATTACCcagtttttggtattttgttacaacagcACAAAACAGACTGACATAAAAATGACCAATGAGGGCACCAAgataagacaaaaggaaaaagatagtcttcaacaaatggttctgggaaaattggGTATCTACatgcaaaaggatgaaattggaccCCTGTTTTACACTGAAcaatatcaactcaaaatggataaaaaactttaagaccttaaactataaatctactagaagaaaacatagggggaaAGTTTCTCAACAGTGGTCTTGGCAACAGTTTCTTGGCTATGACACCAAGAGCAATAATATACAAATGGGACAACATTAAACCAAAAAGTTtctatacagcaaaggaaatcatCAACAGCaacctacagactgggagaaaaaattttgaaaatcatttgtttGATAAGGGTTTAAAATCCAAAGTATAAACCAGGTCTGATGGTTTGTACCTGTTGTCCCATCTACTTGGGAGACGAGGCAGAAGatgacttgagcccaggaatttgagaccagcatggacaacatagtgagaccctgtctcaaaaatcctccaagggctggggatatagctcagttggtagagtgcttgccttgcaagcacaaggccatgagttcaatccccagcaccgcaaaacaacaacaacaacaaaaaaaaaacaacaaaacaaaacaaaacaaaatcctccaaaaacaaaaataccagattacataaggaactcaaactCAATAgcaattaacaaaacaaaatgaactgcaccccccaaaaaatctgattaaaaaatggACAGGGCTGTGATGTGGCTCAAGAGTGcttgcctgggctggggagatagctcagttggtagagtgcttgctttgcaagcacaaggccctgggttcaatccccagcactacgaaaaaaaaaaaaaaaaaaaacaacaacaacaacaaaaaacacccagcagctccaaaggctgaggtaggaggatccagagttcaaagacaggctccacaacttagcaaggccctaagcaacttaacaagaccctgtctctaaataaaatacaaaaaaagggctgggaggagctggggatatagcttagttggtattgcttgcctagcatacataaggccctgggctcaatccccagcacaacaaaaaagggggggtgctggggatgtggcttggtggttgagtgcccctgggttcaatacccagtacaaaaagaaagaaagaaagaaaaaaaaaaagaacaaaggacttgagtagacatttctccaaaaaggACATTCTAATGCTCAACGGGAAGATGATCAAAATCACCAATCAGcaagaaaatgtaaatcaaaaaaccacaatgagcaaaaaaaccacagtgagatatcatcTCATACCTGTCAGAATGGCTAGTATCAAAATACTGAGATGACAAGTGTTAATGAGCAAGAGGAAAAATCGGAACCTTTGTTCAGTCTGCCTTCCAAATCTATAGGTTCCTCATCTGTGTagcttgaaaatatttgaaaaaaatctgtgtctatatggaaaatgtatatatttttcttgctatgattccttaaacaatatagcttaacaattatttacatagcatttccAATATATTAGATTTtatgagtaatctagagatgaagTACATAGGATGCATGTAGGTTACATGGAAATACTATACCATTTATATATGGGACTTGAGTAAACATGGATTTTGGTATGGGGGGTCCTGGAGTCAATCCTTCACAGATACTGAGGGACCACTATtcttagaaaatccaaaagaattcATCTAAAGAACTCTTAGACTTAATAAGTGAGCGAGGTGACCAAAAACCAgactaaatacaaaatacaaaaatgaatagcCTTCCTTTAGAAAGTCTAAAAGTAGAAGATGTGATAAATTGATACTGTCATTCACGGTAACCATATCCATCAACTTATTGTGAAACTGAGCAAAATAAAGTATGGGCTCTATACatttttacagaagaaaagttGACCTGGATCAATAAGACATATCATGTTCCAGGCAAGAAGAATCAACATTGGATCAATGTGTCTCCTAATTCatctataaattcaatttaaTACCACTAGGAATTTGTAGAAGAGATCAATAAGGAACACCTGTGAGCCCCCCTTGCACTACATCTCATTTGTCtcgtttttgttgttgttctttgagAAACAAAGTATTTCAGTTCCAGCTGAAGCCTACCAGTTTCCCCAACCCAAttccatcctcctccctctcttttctgaGATAAGTGCAATCCTGgggagtttgttttgttttgttttttggggggtaccagggattgaactcagggggacttgaccacagagccacatccccaaccctattttagattttatttagagacaggatctgagttgtttagcatctcgattttgctgaggctggctttgaactcgagatcctcctatctcagcttccagagttcctgggattacaaggTGTTCGCCACCACATCCGGGCAATCCTGGGGTTTGTTGATCATTCCTTTGCatgttcttattctttttctatgtAATTAGGGATCTATAaactgtatatcttttttttttttttgggtgctggggatcgaacccagggccttgtgcttgcaaggcaagcactctaccgactgagctatctccccagccccctaaactGTATATCttgtttgcattattttttaatttaaagcaatCATATTCTATGTAACAAGTCTTCAACTTGGCAGGTTTGAGAGTTATCTAGGTTGTTATATGTAGCTCAAGTTCACATTTAACTTTTCAGTGAGGTATAGTATACATAAAGTGTACTATCTGATGAATGCAAAATGAACACACATGTAACTAGCCACCAGGTTCTTTTatatgacttttttgttttagttcGTTATTTCctacctctttttctttcctgggaaCTGAACACAagaccactttaccactgacctacacccccaacacttttttattattttgagacgggtcttcctaagttgttcaggatgaccttgaacttatggttctcctgcctcaactcccTCCCCTTGGTAGCCAGTATTACAGATGTGTGACACCTTCCTGCCTGGCTCCTTGTGCCTCTTCCATCACTCCTACACCAACTTCCAGTGTAACAAAGTGTAACAAATTACCTGATTTCTAACAGTCACGGTTTCATATagcctgctttttattttatttacttatttgcagtactggagatcaaatccaggtcTAAACTTCGCTACACATGCTCTTTACTATTGAGTTATACCCCTAGCCCaagcccactttttaaaaatttgtgtaagAACAATAATGTTATGTATTCTTTTATACCTCAGTTCCTTTTGCCCAACACTGTTTATGAGATTCATCCATCTTATGTACAAGAAATTAGTttgttcatttcctctttttttttccaagtgaaaggagtaggatttattcaagtatgaagaacagaaacaaaactcTTGTTGGTGCAAAAGGGGGACCCCCACTAGGGCTTGATCATTTATTTGCACTGTAAGTCAAAACTGAAAGAGCTGAGATTCCACCCTACTTGGAAGCTAATAAGTAAGCCTGCCacagttttttaattaatttttgcattgttcaaaattgaacccaggtcctcacacatgctagtcaaagcactctaccactgaactgtaacTCCCAATCTATAATACATTTTGGCACACGAGTGCatgcacacagatacacacacacttaaaacCACAAAACCATTGGACATGGCGGTGTgcacctgtcattccagcaattcaggaagctgaggaaggaggatcacaagttcaaggccagcctcggcaacttagtaaggccaTAAGAAACTTATGttgaccttgtttcaaaataaaaaataaaaagggctggggatgtggtttagtgataaaatgcatttgggttcaatctcaactatgaaaacaaaaacgaaaaaaaaaaaaaaacaagacccatgGATCACAACAGACCATTTATTACTTGTACCAAAAATAAGCAACCAGAGCAACATAACATTCTGCATTGATATTTCATGCCCCATTTTGTATAGGGCTGGATGTTTCCTGCGGGTGCCCAATTGCACCACGGGAGAAGAACCTAAAATGAGGATACTTGAAGATGTTAAGAAGTTATTAACATACTTGTCTGAGCTCCTCTCCATACAACAGATTCCTCATTACACTGGAATGTGAGCAATCTCTTGGTTGGAGGTGAGGGTAGAATTTCTAGATTATCCTGAACTGTCTGAATCTTTCTGGAGTTATGTACTCTAGTTTCCCAGGCTACTGTTCAAACATGCCCTTTGCTCAGATCAGGACTACCACAGGAACTTGAGCAATCCATGAAGACCTGTCCCCCAACAATGTGAATATGCCACACTTTATCATCCACTCTTGGGTGGATGTGCATTTGAGTGATTTCTAGGTTGGGATGATTATGAATAAACCTGTTTATATAAGCATTCTGTTCTGTCTTTGGTTAACACTGGTTCgtgtttcctctttttcttcttcttcttcttctttttttttttttgtggtgctggggattaaacccagggccttgtgcttgcaaggcaagcactctaccaactgagctatctccccagccctctgttttttatattggggattgaacccagagcactctTTCCATCTCCATCTTCTCAGACTCTCTCTACCCatctgttctcatttttctttttacttgtctTCAACTTTTGACTCAATTTATCTCCATCTcctttctatttatcttttctctcttttgcttgtTGTACCATTTTTTATCTCTCCTGGTATGATTCTGCATCTGTCTCTCCTTTGAGTTCTCTGTAAACTCTGGTGCCCctatgttgcccagtctggccttgaactcctgggctcaagagatcttTCTCCCTAACTCTCTccagtatctgggattacaggtgcacaccatgGTGTTCGCCTCTCAGGATCTCTTCCTGATCAAGTGGATGGGGTGACCCTATCCCACTGTCAGGGCTTGGGCCCTTTTACTCTTCCCTGATTAAGTCCAGCTCCTTAGAACACCTTGCCCAGCCATTATTTTCCCTTCACCCCATGCAGACAGGTGGATGGCAAATCCAGGGGCTATAGGGAGTGTGAGAACCACCAACCAAGGAGACCAAAACAGAAGAATAGGGGAGGAGGTTTGAGTGACAAATCAAGgcagatggaggcagagatgcgGCTGAGAGGAAGTGTGGAAGAAGACTGGGATAAGCTGAAGGAGAGCCACTGAAATCCTTGGTGGAAGTAATGTTagtaaatagaattaaattagagATGAAGGTCTAGTGGTAGAGCCAGCGATTAGCATGAGGCCCTgtgagttccattcccagcacagTGGGGGCGGGGGGGTGGAGCTGAGAAAGAGGATGCAGGTAAAGCACCTGTCTCTTTGAGGACCCCAGTTACCCAGTTAGAAGGTAAGGGGGTGGAGGCCTGAGGCAGGTTGGCCTGACAGTTTGCTGTGGGTTCAGAGACTGAGTGCAACAGGCACCTCCATGTTGCCACCATGAGAACCACTGACACCTTCCTTGCTCTCCTGCATTTATCACTGCATATATTGTCCTCTCCCTACCTGTATTTCTGACCCTTACACAGCTTCCTGTTACTCCCCTGCCTCTATTCTTTCTTCCCCccttttattggtactggggattaaacccagaggtgcttaaccactgagccacatccccagcccttttttaaaattgtattttatttagagacagggtctcactgagttgcttagggcctcactaaattgctgaggctcactctaaattcatgatcctcctgcctcagcctcctgagcagctgggattataggcatgtatcactcTCCCTCCtttttcattcatctcttgaatatttctctctgcctccttctgTCTCTCCCTATGTGCATCTCTCTGTTTCTACTTCTCTTCATCTCTCTCCAACTgttgtctctttctctccttctctccatctctcctcttctctcagtCTTTGTAGTCCCTCCCTGAGTTTGACCCTATATTCTCTTAGGAAGCTGCCCTACaactctttccctccttccttctcatttCAAGTTTATTAAAACTTTAGCAGTACAAATTACCCAGGTtgcagattattttattttaaattttatttccgaGCTTCAATTTCTAACCTCCATCCTTCACGTTTCAAATCTGGTATCAGCCTGCCCTATCCCAGCTAGAAGCTGGAGGAACCAAAGCAGGAAGGGGCCCTGAATGTTACTGGTGAGCAGTCAAGCCACCTATAGGGGCCCAGACCGCATGGGGTCCAGTCGCCCCCCAGTGGTGAACTTGAATGAATTCCCAGGCACAGGAGAGGAGGGCTGAGCGCCACAGCATTTGGAGGTgccttaagaggtggggccttaaAGTTGGACTAGGTAGAGTTCAGAGGCTACAGAGGATGGGGAACCTGTGGATAGTAAGGGGTCTGTGGGGCCTGGGTCTATTTAAAGGGGACCAGGGAGATAGTGTGGGGTTGTGTAGAGGTGGTAGGTTCTGCAGTTGCCTTAGAGGGCAGTATGGAAAGATGGGCAAGGGGTAAGGCCTGTGGACTCATGGAAGGGAAAGGCCTGGTAGAGGTAGTGGGCAAGATGAGGGCTAGCAGTCTAGAGCAAAAGGGTCACTAGAATAAATCCTGAGGCCTAGGAGTGCAGAAAGGGTCTAGAAGGTGCTGCTGCTCTAAGTGCCTGTGGTACCAAAGGTTAGGGGCCACACCCCTGCTATGATGCCTCCAGCCATGTTCCTGATGCAAGCTAAGCCCACCCTGCCCTACTTTTCTCAGGGTCCGTGGTGGGATGGTAGTGCACTGCCTGGCACTATCATTCAAGCAGGAGGCACAGTGGCCCTGTTACCTTTGCATCCCTAGGAACCAATATTGTACCAAGGAAAGAGCATTTCCATCAAGTTGCAATGCCTTGCAGATAGGAACAGGTTTTGTTTCCCATGATGTCATGGGTATTGGTACAGTCTGTGCAAAGGAAACCCTTGATTTCTCAGGAAGCTTTCGTGCCTCCCTGTGGCATCTGCACCCTAGAGGAGAGTGTCTGCCTCATCCACATAGGGTTTACACAGAAGTGACATCACCTGGGGGTGATGTCCATCCAGAAAAATCTCTTTCCCATACATCCCCTATCcccaaaggaaaattaatttctagTTATTTTATGGGTGCCAgtcatggtgatgcacacctgtaatcccagctactctggaggcggAGGTGGGCCGAGACAGTGATCTAAACAACTAACAACACTGCATGGTCTACTATGTAGAAAAGTGTCCCTGTGATAGAAGGGGACACTGACACAGGACACCTTCTTTGAAGAAACCAGGTCTCCCTGACATCAACTTCCATTCCAGGGCCACAGTGAGGCCACATTGGATGGGGATAATTTTTGCAAATGGAATGACTGGTATCTAGAAAGCAAGGACTTCTTGTAAGGTCAATTTCCCAGCCTTGGCCATGGGAGCTTGTGGAGGAGGGGTCAGGGTGGCAGTATGTATAGTGTACCGTGTcaaccacccccacccccaacaatcCTTGTGTTCATGCACTTCTTTCCAAATCTGTTCCTGTCTGCTTACTCATTGCTTGGCCCCCACACATCCTTATGCATGTACCCACTTCTTATCTTCATGCACTTCCCCCTTCCTGCTCATTCATCCCACAAATGTTTACTACAGCCCACTCATGGTGGGACTCTAAGTCCCAGGGCTTCTGAGTCCTGGGAAGGGCTCTGCCATTGTCTTGAGAAGGAGGTCCTGGGGATGGCTCAAGGAGTGCATAAACAGGCATTTTgaaactgactttaaaatattcatcatgGTGCCACACGAACGAGCTAGGGTGAAAACTTATTACATATGAATGTGAGGCGAGGGTGCcctgagagagaaaaagggaccCATCTGTCAGGTGATGggacaccccacccccaccctgggaCAAGGGAGCAGAACAGAGGCCCTCTCTGGAGAGTCCCAGGGCTAACTGGAAGTCAGCCCTCCCTTAGAGGTAGATCACTGGTGAGAGAACCAAGGAGCAGCTCCCATGGTGGTGCTGTCAGGCGGTGGCTGCCTCAATGATGTTGCTGAGAGCTGGGAAAGCCTGTGGCTGGGGTATCCTCCTTAGGAGGTAGCTGGCTGGGGTCCTCTAGCAATGGGGGTACTAGGAAAGGGAGAATGATGTTAGGACAATTGGAGGAGCATTTTCTGCCTCTCTTCCTAACAATCATCCACTAGGTACTCACCATTGCGGAACTGTTGGGCAGTATAGTGAGTGAGGAGGATGCTAACACCCTCAATGAGGGCCAGTAGAACTCCCCCCATCATCGCTGAGCCCATCATTGCCAATGGGCCACCTGAGGGAgtgaagagagaaagaggtgaGCGTAGGCAGAACAGTGCTGGAGGGGCCAGGGCTAGGGGCACTCACTGCGGGCAGCCAGCACAGCTCCAGTCACTGCACCACTGGTGATGGAGTTCCAGGGATCCTCCCTGCCTCGAATCTGCACCAGGCCACAGTCCACAGTTGAGAACAGGCACCCCCACACCGCGAAGCTACCTGTATGGTGACAGAAGCTTAATTAGTGTTCCTGGGAAATCCCAAGAACTCATATCTTCAGGTCTGGGGACTTCTAAGGCTTGAATGCTCTGGTCACAATTGGGAAGAAAGAGtctggaggtgtagttcagttgAGGactgcttgcttagcatgcatgaggccctggcttccatcccctgcactataaaaaaagaatgggaagaaaatctCACGCAAAGGCAGATAGCAAACTCCCAAGGAATATTCTGTCTGTTCATATGCTTTGTAACTTCCATTTCAGGCTGTTGATAATTGTCATTCCCTTCACCTTTATATTAGGTGACAAATGTCACAAGCAGATTCATCTtttatatggtttttttttttttgtggtgctggggatcgaacccagagtcttgtgcttgcaagacaaacactctaccaactgagctatcttcccagccttTATATGGCTTTTAATAGgcaaatttgattatttttttggcactggggagtcacatccccagccctttttatttatttattttttaattttgagacaggatctcactaagatgcttagggccttgctaagtttctgaggctagccttgaacttgtaatcctcctgcctcagcctcccgagttgctgggattacaggcatgtgccaccaggcccagacCAATTTTAATAAGCACATACAGCTTGAATTCAGGCTTTGATTTTAGGGAGAAGGAAACAGATCAGAAAAGTTAGTTACTAACATAatatacaggggctggggagatagctcagttgatagagtgcttgccttgcaagtacaaggtcctgagttcaatccccggcaccacaaaaaaaaaaaaaaaaaaaaaacataatatacagcaaggtatggtggtgcacacctgtaatctcagcaacttgggaggtggaAGCATGAGAGTcaccagttcaaggtcagcttgagcaacttagcaagaccttttctgaaaataaaattttaaaaaatgaactggaggcgggtaagggaagaatagagaaactctggattgtgtagagggaaatgaagggaggggagggggcgggggaaggaaagatggtggactgaaacagacatcattaccctatgtacatgtatgattacagcaatggcgtgaatctacatcgtgcacaaccatagaaacaaaaagttgtacgccatttgtatacaatgaatcaaaaggtagtctatacaaataataataaataaaattttaaaaaatgagctagAGCTCATTAGATTTCGGTGGTGGAGAGCTTGtacagcatgcatgaggccctggagtCAATTCCTAGTACTATCACCTGGGTGGGGGGCAGAATGTCTATATAGGTTAAGCATCTCTAATCCAGAAATACAAAATGCTcccaaatccaaaactttttgagtatAGACATAacaccacaagtggaaaattccacatctgccatcatgtgatgggtcacagtaaaaaaattagcaaaaattagctgggtgtggtggcaagCACCTAGGCTAGGGCAGGTGTATTGCTTGAGCCCAAGAATTTGAGaccaaggctggggttgtggctccatggcagagcgcttgcctagcatgtatgaggcactgttcaattcttagcaccacagtTAAATAAtgaagtaaaggtccatcaacaactaaaaaaaatacatgtttaaaaagaaaagaatttgagaccagcctggacaatacagtgagaccctatcttttagagtgtgtgtgtgtgtgtactgggaatcaaacccacggccctgcacatgctaggcaagcactgtaccactgaaatAGATTCCCCAGTCccaagaccccatctcttaaaaaataagtctatagggctggggatatagctcagtggtagagtacttgcttagaaGGCTCAAGGCCttggtttgatccttagcacttcacaaaaagaaaaaaatatatatatatagttatggGTTGTATAAAGTTACCTTTGGGCGATGTGTATAAGGTAGTATGtaaaacacaaatgaatttcccatttatatttg contains these protein-coding regions:
- the Timm17b gene encoding mitochondrial import inner membrane translocase subunit Tim17-B isoform X2, which encodes MEEPCPWRIVDDCGGAFTMGIIGGGVFQAIKGFRNAPVGIRHRLRSSINAVRIQAPQTGGSFAVWGCLFSTVDCGLVQIRGREDPWNSITSGAVTGAVLAARSGPLAMMGSAMMGGVLLALIEGVSILLTHYTAQQFRNVPPLLEDPSQLPPKEDTPATGFPSSQQHH
- the Timm17b gene encoding mitochondrial import inner membrane translocase subunit Tim17-B isoform X1 — encoded protein: MEEPCPWRIVDDCGGAFTMGIIGGGVFQAIKGFRNAPVAWLLDLGFWKNHTQAPVFPPPIWSCSVEMGIRHRLRSSINAVRIQAPQTGGSFAVWGCLFSTVDCGLVQIRGREDPWNSITSGAVTGAVLAARSGPLAMMGSAMMGGVLLALIEGVSILLTHYTAQQFRNVPPLLEDPSQLPPKEDTPATGFPSSQQHH
- the Timm17b gene encoding mitochondrial import inner membrane translocase subunit Tim17-B isoform X3, giving the protein MGIIGGGVFQAIKGFRNAPVGIRHRLRSSINAVRIQAPQTGGSFAVWGCLFSTVDCGLVQIRGREDPWNSITSGAVTGAVLAARSGPLAMMGSAMMGGVLLALIEGVSILLTHYTAQQFRNVPPLLEDPSQLPPKEDTPATGFPSSQQHH